Proteins encoded by one window of Verrucomicrobiota bacterium:
- a CDS encoding AbrB/MazE/SpoVT family DNA-binding domain-containing protein, with product MTTLQAKVTSKGQITLPKQLRIKLAIRSGDRLEFTLERPDRISIRKKRAPGSSAGCGKPFLKRKQKAVTTEEMDQGIRQAISRKHGSLLSGK from the coding sequence ATGACAACTTTACAGGCAAAAGTCACTTCCAAGGGCCAAATAACCCTACCGAAGCAGCTTCGAATAAAGCTTGCCATACGGAGTGGTGACCGGCTCGAGTTTACGCTGGAAAGGCCAGACCGGATATCCATACGCAAAAAGCGGGCTCCGGGTTCTTCGGCGGGTTGCGGCAAACCGTTCCTTAAAAGGAAGCAAAAAGCGGTCACCACCGAAGAAATGGATCAAGGAATCCGGCAAGCCATAAGCCGCAAACACGGATCTCTTCTTTCCGGGAAATGA
- a CDS encoding type II toxin-antitoxin system VapC family toxin, producing MIAFDTNYLVRHIVQDDEEQCGIVASELANESKEERSIRILDLVLMETSWVLEAVYGFDRKAWAQVLEQLLEDSAFSFDDPGRLRAMIKLYRKGKADFADYLIAGTARSEALELRTFDKKLLKENA from the coding sequence ATGATCGCTTTCGATACCAATTACCTGGTCCGCCACATCGTCCAGGACGATGAAGAACAATGCGGCATCGTTGCTTCCGAATTGGCAAATGAAAGCAAAGAAGAGCGGTCGATAAGAATTCTCGATCTGGTCCTGATGGAAACTTCATGGGTCCTCGAAGCTGTCTATGGATTTGACCGGAAAGCATGGGCCCAAGTTCTCGAACAACTCTTGGAGGATTCCGCATTCAGTTTTGATGATCCGGGTCGCTTGCGCGCAATGATCAAGCTGTATCGAAAGGGGAAGGCAGACTTTGCCGACTATTTGATTGCCGGGACCGCTCGATCCGAGGCTCTTGAGTTGAGAACTTTCGACAAGAAGCTTCTGAAGGAAAACGCATAA